In the Enterococcus saigonensis genome, one interval contains:
- a CDS encoding TIGR01440 family protein — MSQITENELKEQLAAMVESILSVANLKEEDIFVLGCSTSEIIGGVIGKNSSAEVGQWVIQTLKDVLDPLKIHLAVQGCEHLNRALVVERSVAKANHFEIVSVKPALHAGGACSVAAFDQFNDPVEVEHIVAQAGIDIGDTSIGMHVKHVQVPVRPVSNTLGAAHVTALRSRPKYIGGPRAVYE; from the coding sequence ATGAGCCAAATTACTGAAAATGAGTTAAAAGAACAATTAGCTGCAATGGTGGAAAGCATACTGTCCGTTGCTAATTTAAAAGAAGAAGATATTTTTGTTTTAGGTTGTTCCACTAGTGAAATTATTGGCGGTGTGATTGGTAAAAATTCCAGTGCTGAAGTTGGCCAATGGGTGATTCAAACGCTAAAAGATGTATTGGATCCATTAAAGATTCACTTGGCCGTGCAAGGCTGTGAACATCTAAATCGGGCTTTAGTGGTGGAACGTTCGGTAGCAAAAGCTAATCATTTTGAAATTGTATCCGTTAAACCAGCATTACATGCTGGGGGTGCTTGTTCAGTAGCAGCCTTTGATCAATTTAATGATCCGGTTGAAGTTGAACATATCGTCGCGCAAGCAGGGATTGATATTGGGGATACTTCCATTGGCATGCACGTCAAACATGTACAAGTTCCAGTGCGTCCTGTTTCGAATACGCTCGGCGCGGCGCACGTTACTGCATTGCGGAGTCGCCCTAAATATATTGGCGGCCCGCGAGCTGTTTATGAATAA
- a CDS encoding ABC transporter ATP-binding protein, which produces MSKAAVKRSTGSNLKRLLTLMFSQYKIQLVFVLGMILLSAYANVKGSLFLQVVIDQYITPLIGQSHPNFSGLLQAILQMALIYLIGVIASLTYNFMMVKISEGTQKKIRDQMFTHLESLPIRYFDANSDGDIMSHFTNDTDTLRQMISQSIPNLMMAFVTFISVFIAMFTISLPLTGFVLISVFLMLNVIRFISKKSGRFFGAQQKDLGQVNGYIEEMMHGQKVVKIFNHEKKVMEEFDELNDQLQESATKANINANTLMPIMMNLLNVQYVLVAIIGGLFAINGISGLTVGMIASFLQLSRSLNGPISQISQQINFVIMALAGAGRIFNLLDEKPEQDDGYVTLVNAKKVDGKLIETAERTGLWAWKHPHSDGSITYTELTGDVVFEDVDFGYVDNNIVLHDINLYAKPGEKVAFVGATGAGKTTITNLINRFYDIQDGKIRYDGINIKKIKKDSLRRSLGIVLQDTHLFTGTIRENIRFGKLDASDADVLAAAKLANADSFINHLPDKYDTVITGDGEGLSQGQRQLLAIARAAIADPPVMILDEATSSIDTRTESIVQSGMDKLMQGRTVFVIAHRLSTIQNADVIMVLDHGRIIERGTHEDLITEKGMYYQLYTGKVELA; this is translated from the coding sequence ATGAGTAAAGCGGCAGTGAAACGTTCAACCGGATCTAATCTGAAGCGGTTGTTAACTTTAATGTTTAGCCAGTACAAAATTCAATTAGTTTTTGTTTTAGGTATGATTTTACTTAGCGCTTATGCAAATGTTAAAGGTTCTTTATTCTTACAAGTGGTCATTGATCAATATATCACGCCTCTCATTGGTCAGTCTCATCCGAATTTTAGCGGACTACTTCAAGCAATTTTGCAAATGGCTCTTATTTATTTAATCGGAGTCATTGCCTCTTTAACATATAACTTTATGATGGTAAAAATCAGTGAAGGAACCCAAAAGAAAATCCGTGATCAAATGTTTACTCATTTAGAAAGTTTACCTATTCGTTATTTTGATGCAAATTCTGATGGCGACATTATGAGTCATTTTACAAATGATACAGATACATTACGCCAAATGATCTCTCAAAGTATCCCCAATTTAATGATGGCATTTGTTACTTTTATTTCAGTCTTCATCGCAATGTTTACGATTAGTTTACCTTTAACGGGTTTTGTTCTAATTTCAGTCTTTTTGATGTTAAATGTTATTCGCTTTATCTCTAAAAAAAGTGGTCGCTTCTTTGGCGCTCAGCAAAAAGATTTAGGGCAAGTGAATGGTTATATTGAGGAAATGATGCACGGTCAAAAAGTGGTCAAAATTTTTAACCATGAAAAAAAAGTCATGGAAGAATTTGATGAATTAAATGATCAATTACAAGAAAGTGCTACCAAAGCAAATATTAATGCTAATACATTAATGCCAATCATGATGAATTTATTAAACGTCCAATATGTTCTAGTTGCTATCATCGGAGGGCTATTTGCCATTAATGGAATTTCCGGGTTAACCGTCGGCATGATCGCTTCTTTTTTACAGTTGAGTCGCTCTTTAAATGGGCCGATTAGCCAAATTTCACAACAAATCAATTTTGTAATTATGGCTTTAGCTGGTGCGGGTCGTATTTTTAATTTACTTGATGAAAAGCCGGAACAAGATGATGGTTATGTTACCTTAGTAAATGCTAAAAAAGTTGATGGTAAACTAATAGAGACAGCAGAAAGAACAGGCTTGTGGGCTTGGAAACATCCTCATAGTGACGGTAGTATCACCTACACAGAATTGACAGGCGATGTTGTTTTTGAAGATGTTGATTTTGGTTACGTAGATAACAATATTGTCCTCCACGATATTAACCTTTATGCCAAACCTGGTGAAAAAGTTGCTTTTGTTGGTGCCACTGGTGCTGGTAAAACAACTATTACAAATTTAATTAATCGATTTTACGATATCCAAGATGGTAAAATACGTTATGATGGAATCAATATTAAAAAAATCAAAAAAGATTCTTTGCGCCGTTCTTTAGGTATTGTATTACAAGATACCCATTTATTCACCGGAACAATTCGAGAAAACATTCGTTTTGGTAAACTAGATGCTAGTGATGCAGATGTCTTAGCCGCAGCTAAATTAGCTAATGCTGATAGTTTTATCAATCATTTACCTGACAAATACGATACGGTGATTACCGGCGACGGTGAAGGATTATCACAAGGCCAGCGGCAGTTACTTGCAATTGCTCGGGCTGCAATTGCAGATCCACCAGTCATGATTTTGGATGAAGCAACATCAAGTATAGATACAAGAACAGAAAGTATCGTTCAATCGGGAATGGACAAGTTGATGCAAGGGCGAACCGTCTTTGTCATCGCACATCGACTATCTACCATTCAAAATGCTGATGTAATCATGGTGTTGGATCATGGTAGAATTATTGAACGTGGTACCCATGAAGATTTAATTACTGAAAAAGGCATGTACTATCAACTTTATACAGGAAAAGTCGAGTTAGCTTAA
- a CDS encoding ABC transporter ATP-binding protein: MIRKLLANVGQYKKDSLLTPLFVAGEVALDVIMPLIMAMMIDQGVERSNSSVIIKLGAVLFLCALIALVFGALGGRTAAIASAGFARNLRHNLFSRIQDFSFSNIDRFSTSSLITRLTTDVTNVQNAYQMIIRILVRSPLILIFSLIMVSLINPQLMLIYLVVLPFLAIGLAIVIHFAHPLFMKVFRIYDKLNNVVQENLQGIRVVKSYVREEQQEKAFDEVSTDVYKNFTKAQRIVAFNNPLLQVSVYTCMLLLSWFGAELIVDKGSLTTGELVSMFNYTMQILMSLMMMSMAFVQILIARSSAERITEVLSEESDLKNEEAPLFEVANGAITFDDVCFSYANDMNKLALEHVNLSIKSGEVVGIIGGTGSSKSTLVQLIPRLYDVTYGSVKVAGVDVRKYDLATLRDQVSMVLQNNVLFTGTIKDNLRWGNEFATDEELVAACKIAQADSFINEFPDKYDTKISQGGNNVSGGQKQRLTIARALLKKPKILILDDSTSAVDTKTDRAIREGLATAIPGMTTLIISQRISSIQDADRIVVLDDGKINGVGTHEELLANNQIYQEVYQSQQKGFGESGNE; encoded by the coding sequence ATGATAAGAAAATTATTGGCCAACGTTGGTCAGTATAAAAAAGATAGTCTATTAACACCTTTGTTTGTTGCCGGAGAAGTCGCTCTTGACGTCATTATGCCATTAATTATGGCAATGATGATAGATCAAGGAGTTGAAAGAAGCAATAGTAGTGTCATTATTAAATTGGGCGCTGTATTATTTTTATGCGCATTAATTGCATTAGTTTTTGGTGCGTTAGGCGGACGAACCGCAGCAATCGCTTCAGCCGGATTTGCGCGGAATTTGCGTCATAATTTATTTAGTCGGATTCAAGATTTTTCATTTTCGAATATTGATCGTTTTTCAACATCTAGTTTGATTACACGCCTAACGACCGATGTGACAAACGTCCAAAATGCATATCAAATGATTATTCGTATTCTTGTCCGCAGTCCGCTAATTTTGATTTTTTCACTGATTATGGTTAGCCTCATTAATCCACAATTGATGCTTATCTATTTAGTTGTATTGCCATTTTTAGCAATTGGCTTGGCTATTGTGATTCATTTTGCTCATCCCTTATTTATGAAAGTTTTCCGTATTTATGACAAACTTAATAACGTCGTTCAAGAAAACTTACAAGGGATTCGCGTGGTGAAATCTTACGTACGCGAAGAACAACAAGAAAAAGCCTTCGATGAGGTTTCTACTGACGTTTACAAGAATTTTACCAAGGCCCAGCGAATTGTCGCGTTCAATAACCCATTGTTGCAAGTCTCTGTTTATACGTGCATGCTTTTACTTTCATGGTTTGGCGCAGAGTTAATTGTAGATAAAGGAAGCTTAACTACAGGCGAACTTGTTAGTATGTTCAATTACACTATGCAAATTTTAATGAGCTTAATGATGATGTCGATGGCTTTTGTTCAAATATTAATTGCACGCTCCTCTGCAGAACGAATTACCGAAGTTTTGTCTGAAGAAAGTGATTTGAAAAATGAAGAAGCACCGTTATTTGAAGTAGCAAATGGCGCAATTACTTTTGATGATGTTTGCTTTAGCTATGCTAATGACATGAACAAGTTGGCTTTAGAACATGTTAATCTTTCAATCAAGTCAGGAGAAGTCGTAGGTATCATCGGTGGAACCGGTAGTTCTAAATCGACTCTAGTTCAATTAATACCACGTCTTTATGATGTTACGTATGGATCGGTTAAAGTTGCCGGTGTGGATGTAAGAAAGTATGATCTTGCTACTTTACGTGATCAAGTAAGTATGGTTTTACAAAACAACGTCTTATTCACGGGTACAATTAAAGACAACTTACGTTGGGGAAATGAATTTGCCACAGATGAAGAATTAGTCGCTGCTTGTAAGATTGCGCAAGCTGACTCTTTTATTAATGAATTTCCTGATAAATATGACACAAAGATTTCTCAAGGAGGAAACAATGTTTCTGGTGGTCAAAAACAACGATTGACTATTGCTCGTGCCCTGCTCAAAAAGCCAAAAATTTTAATTTTAGATGATTCAACGAGTGCTGTGGATACAAAAACTGATCGCGCTATCAGAGAAGGCCTTGCGACGGCTATACCTGGAATGACCACACTAATTATTTCTCAAAGAATCAGCTCAATTCAAGATGCTGATCGCATCGTGGTTTTAGACGATGGAAAAATTAACGGGGTTGGCACCCATGAAGAATTATTAGCAAATAATCAAATTTACCAAGAAGTTTATCAATCACAACAGAAAGGATTTGGTGAAAGTGGAAATGAGTAA